The following proteins are encoded in a genomic region of Dasypus novemcinctus isolate mDasNov1 chromosome 3, mDasNov1.1.hap2, whole genome shotgun sequence:
- the MORF4L1 gene encoding mortality factor 4-like protein 1 isoform X2 has translation MAPKQDPKPKFQEGERVLCFHGPLLYEAKCVKVAIKDKQVKYFIHYSGWNKNWDEWVPESRVLKYVDTNLQKQRELQKANQEQYAEGKMRGAAPGKKTSGLQQKNVEVKTKKNKQKAPGNGDGGSTSETPQPPRKKRARVDPTVENEETFMNRVEVKVKIPEELKPWLVDDWDLITRQKQLFYLPAKKNVDSILEDYANYKKSRGNTDNKEYAVNEVVAGIKEYFNVMLGTQLLYKFERPQYAEILADHPDAPMSQVYGAPHLLRLFVRIGAMLAYTPLDEKSLALLLNYLHDFLKYLAKNSATLFSASDYEVAPPEYHRKAV, from the exons ATGGCGCCGAAGCAGGACCCGAAGCCTAAATTCCAGGAGG GTGAGCGAGTGCTGTGCTTTCATGGGCCTCTGCTTTATGAAGCAAAG tgtGTAAAGGTTGCCATAAAGGACAAACAAGTGAAATACTTTATACATTACAGTGGGTGGAATAAAAA CTGGGATGAATGGGTTCCAGAAAGCAGAGTACTCAAATACGTGGACACCAATttgcagaaacagagagaactTCAAAAAGCCAATCA GGAGCAATATGCAGAGGGGAAGATGAGAGGGGCTGCCCCAGGAAAGAAGACATCTGGTCTGCAGCAGAAAAATGTTGAAGT gaaaacaaaaaagaacaaacagaaag CACCTGGAAATGGAGATGGTGGCAGTACCAGTGAGACACCTCAGCCACCTCGGAAGAAAAGGGCCCGAGTAGATCCAACTGTTGAAAAT GAGGAAACATTCATGAACAGAGTTGAAGTTAAAGTAAAGATTCCTGAAGAACTAAAACCATGGCTTGTTGATGATTGGGACTTAATTACCAGGCAAAAACAG CTCTTTTATCTTCCTGCCAAGAAGAATGTGGATTCCATTCTAGAGGATTACGCAAATTACAAGAAATCACGAGGAAACACAGATAATAA GGAATATGCTGTTAATGAAGTTGTGGCAGGGATAAAAGAATACTTCAATGTAATGTTGGGCACTCAGCTACTCTACAAATTTGAGAGACCTCAGTATGCTGAAATCCTTGCAGATCACCCTGATGCACCCATGTCCCAGGTTTATGGAGCGCCACATCTACTGAGATTATTTG TACGAATTGGAGCAATGTTGGCCTATACACCTCTGGATGAGAAGAGCCTTGCTTTATTACTGAACTATCTTCATGATTTCCTAAA gtatctGGCAAAGAATTCTGCAACTCTCTTTAGTGCCAGTGATTATGAAGTGGCTCCTCCTGAGTACCATCGGAAAGCTGTGTGA
- the MORF4L1 gene encoding mortality factor 4-like protein 1 isoform X1: protein MAPKQDPKPKFQEGERVLCFHGPLLYEAKCVKVAIKDKQVKYFIHYSGWNKKSAVRPRRSEKTLKTREDIVALFPVPEGAPSVHHPLLTSSWDEWVPESRVLKYVDTNLQKQRELQKANQEQYAEGKMRGAAPGKKTSGLQQKNVEVKTKKNKQKAPGNGDGGSTSETPQPPRKKRARVDPTVENEETFMNRVEVKVKIPEELKPWLVDDWDLITRQKQLFYLPAKKNVDSILEDYANYKKSRGNTDNKEYAVNEVVAGIKEYFNVMLGTQLLYKFERPQYAEILADHPDAPMSQVYGAPHLLRLFVRIGAMLAYTPLDEKSLALLLNYLHDFLKYLAKNSATLFSASDYEVAPPEYHRKAV from the exons ATGGCGCCGAAGCAGGACCCGAAGCCTAAATTCCAGGAGG GTGAGCGAGTGCTGTGCTTTCATGGGCCTCTGCTTTATGAAGCAAAG tgtGTAAAGGTTGCCATAAAGGACAAACAAGTGAAATACTTTATACATTACAGTGGGTGGAATAAAAA AAGTGCTGTGAGGCCCAGGCGCTCTGAAAAAACTTTGAAGACACGTGAGGATATTGTAGCCCTTTTTCCTGTTCCTGAAGGAGCTCCCTCAGTACACCACCCCCTCCTGACCTCTAG CTGGGATGAATGGGTTCCAGAAAGCAGAGTACTCAAATACGTGGACACCAATttgcagaaacagagagaactTCAAAAAGCCAATCA GGAGCAATATGCAGAGGGGAAGATGAGAGGGGCTGCCCCAGGAAAGAAGACATCTGGTCTGCAGCAGAAAAATGTTGAAGT gaaaacaaaaaagaacaaacagaaag CACCTGGAAATGGAGATGGTGGCAGTACCAGTGAGACACCTCAGCCACCTCGGAAGAAAAGGGCCCGAGTAGATCCAACTGTTGAAAAT GAGGAAACATTCATGAACAGAGTTGAAGTTAAAGTAAAGATTCCTGAAGAACTAAAACCATGGCTTGTTGATGATTGGGACTTAATTACCAGGCAAAAACAG CTCTTTTATCTTCCTGCCAAGAAGAATGTGGATTCCATTCTAGAGGATTACGCAAATTACAAGAAATCACGAGGAAACACAGATAATAA GGAATATGCTGTTAATGAAGTTGTGGCAGGGATAAAAGAATACTTCAATGTAATGTTGGGCACTCAGCTACTCTACAAATTTGAGAGACCTCAGTATGCTGAAATCCTTGCAGATCACCCTGATGCACCCATGTCCCAGGTTTATGGAGCGCCACATCTACTGAGATTATTTG TACGAATTGGAGCAATGTTGGCCTATACACCTCTGGATGAGAAGAGCCTTGCTTTATTACTGAACTATCTTCATGATTTCCTAAA gtatctGGCAAAGAATTCTGCAACTCTCTTTAGTGCCAGTGATTATGAAGTGGCTCCTCCTGAGTACCATCGGAAAGCTGTGTGA